One region of Haloprofundus salilacus genomic DNA includes:
- a CDS encoding DUF7561 family protein, with translation MAKARCDGCNLKIRIGGGIGDFWSFDYGPSGGMALELADGTDCFLCFDCIEQLPEDRDVTAADVKAL, from the coding sequence ATGGCGAAGGCACGCTGCGACGGCTGTAATCTCAAAATCCGCATCGGCGGCGGTATCGGCGACTTCTGGAGCTTCGACTACGGGCCGTCCGGGGGGATGGCGCTCGAACTCGCCGACGGCACCGACTGCTTTCTCTGCTTCGACTGCATCGAGCAGTTGCCCGAGGACCGCGACGTCACGGCGGCGGACGTGAAGGCACTGTAA
- a CDS encoding YkgJ family cysteine cluster protein, with translation MKVNCEGCAGCCIDWRPIAPETLDHERRGRRDPLDDTYNLVPLTRDEVKAFLDGGLGDVMTPRLFGAADETRSVRVDGYDLAALGGRPVFYVGLRKPPKPVGPFGVDPTWLDTCVFLDPETLRCRIHDTDLYPATCGDYPGQNLALGQETECERVERSYDGDRLLDDEPPEKLQGLALGPQALGSKLFVYPDPEELAGVVERLAAGEATTADRALFVGAAAGSRPGTAAVDEQKAETARERAMDAESWAGELVDAWTDRAGRRGSGAGDVSERSAFEERRGAPPVAEW, from the coding sequence ATGAAGGTGAACTGCGAGGGATGCGCGGGGTGCTGCATCGACTGGCGACCTATCGCACCCGAAACCCTCGACCACGAACGTCGCGGGCGGCGCGACCCGCTGGACGACACCTACAACCTCGTGCCGCTGACCCGCGACGAGGTGAAAGCGTTTCTCGACGGCGGCCTCGGCGACGTGATGACGCCGCGGCTGTTCGGCGCCGCCGACGAGACTAGATCGGTTCGCGTCGACGGCTACGACCTCGCGGCACTCGGCGGTCGGCCCGTCTTCTACGTCGGTCTTCGCAAGCCGCCGAAGCCGGTCGGTCCGTTCGGCGTCGACCCGACGTGGCTCGACACCTGCGTCTTTCTCGACCCGGAGACGCTTCGCTGCCGCATCCACGACACTGATCTCTACCCCGCGACCTGCGGCGACTACCCCGGACAGAACCTCGCGCTGGGCCAGGAGACGGAGTGCGAGCGCGTCGAGCGTAGCTACGACGGCGACCGGCTCCTCGACGACGAACCGCCCGAGAAACTCCAAGGACTGGCGCTCGGCCCGCAGGCGCTCGGCTCGAAACTGTTCGTCTACCCCGACCCCGAGGAACTCGCGGGCGTCGTCGAGCGTCTCGCCGCCGGAGAGGCGACAACGGCGGACCGCGCGCTGTTCGTTGGGGCAGCCGCAGGGTCGAGGCCGGGAACGGCGGCGGTCGACGAGCAGAAAGCCGAGACAGCCCGAGAGCGGGCGATGGATGCGGAGTCATGGGCTGGAGAACTCGTCGACGCGTGGACCGACCGCGCCGGACGTCGCGGGAGCGGCGCGGGAGACGTCTCGGAGCGGTCGGCGTTCGAGGAACGCCGGGGCGCGCCGCCGGTGGCAGAGTGGTGA
- a CDS encoding NAD-dependent epimerase/dehydratase family protein has product MKVLVTGATGFVGGQLVPALRTAGHDVTVLVRDVDRYDAPAGVNVVEGDLLEPNQSELVVGDGPTGEQSLTTLLEALEIETAYYLVHSMQAGVDFEERDRRIARRFVRVVADTDVARVLYLGGLGEERDQLSKHLQSRREVEYILSQGEYDLTTLRAAIIVGDGSASFDLVEQLARRLPLMVTPRWVQTKCQPIAIDDVVAYLVGVLDHPETAGEMYEIGGPDVVTYEEMLRETARQEGRRLVIVPVPVLTPRLSAYWVGLVTDVPPSIARPLIDGLKNPVVVDDTRIRDVVPFELTPFEEAVAAALGTHEESETTAVTDATSAPKTN; this is encoded by the coding sequence ATGAAGGTCCTCGTGACGGGTGCGACGGGATTCGTCGGCGGACAGTTGGTTCCGGCGCTTCGGACCGCCGGACACGACGTGACGGTGCTGGTCCGCGACGTCGACCGGTACGACGCGCCAGCGGGCGTCAACGTCGTCGAAGGCGACCTGCTCGAACCGAACCAGTCCGAACTCGTCGTCGGCGACGGACCGACCGGCGAGCAGTCGCTCACGACGCTGCTCGAGGCGCTTGAGATAGAGACGGCGTACTATCTCGTCCACTCGATGCAGGCCGGGGTGGACTTCGAAGAGCGCGACCGGCGCATCGCGCGGCGGTTCGTCCGCGTCGTCGCCGACACCGACGTCGCGCGAGTGCTCTATCTGGGCGGACTCGGCGAGGAGCGCGACCAACTCTCGAAACATCTCCAGTCCCGGCGAGAAGTCGAGTACATCCTCTCGCAGGGTGAGTACGACCTGACGACGCTCCGGGCGGCCATCATCGTCGGCGACGGGAGCGCGAGTTTCGACCTCGTCGAGCAACTGGCGCGGCGACTCCCGCTGATGGTGACGCCGCGGTGGGTCCAGACGAAGTGCCAGCCGATCGCCATCGACGACGTGGTCGCGTATCTCGTCGGCGTGCTCGACCACCCGGAGACCGCGGGCGAGATGTACGAAATCGGCGGCCCAGACGTAGTGACGTACGAGGAGATGCTGCGTGAGACCGCCCGACAGGAAGGTCGCCGACTCGTCATCGTCCCCGTCCCGGTGTTGACGCCGCGACTGTCGGCGTACTGGGTCGGACTGGTGACCGACGTTCCGCCGAGCATCGCCCGCCCGCTCATCGACGGCCTGAAAAATCCCGTCGTCGTCGACGACACGCGAATCAGAGACGTCGTCCCGTTCGAGTTGACGCCGTTCGAGGAGGCCGTCGCGGCGGCGCTCGGTACCCACGAGGAAAGCGAGACGACGGCGGTGACGGACGCAACGAGTGCGCCGAAGACCAACTGA
- a CDS encoding DUF7530 family protein encodes MQRQRYEQTAQSEPEYGDTWVYESIVGALPGINLTEWQAVLLQIAIFEVSLLFLAWAYDLWDAALAGTAAVFVAAVGSLAMVRIGERTRSLTLPESYQRLLFGSSVEVVLAVLAFVALVTHLFVFDPERAANPLVESLFGERPDVIPVYLMLLVLWDLCYRIGTSWWASVVSLWRSYRFTFDAETASELRRVDLMNIAFGLTQLVLVPFIVDRPVLLFAVGGHVVAVTIVSTLAVLTLDVEENV; translated from the coding sequence ATGCAGCGACAGCGATACGAGCAGACGGCGCAGTCCGAACCGGAGTACGGCGACACGTGGGTGTACGAGAGCATCGTCGGTGCGCTCCCCGGCATCAACCTGACCGAGTGGCAGGCGGTGCTGCTCCAGATCGCCATCTTCGAGGTGTCGCTTTTGTTTTTGGCGTGGGCTTACGACCTCTGGGACGCCGCGCTCGCCGGGACAGCCGCCGTCTTCGTCGCCGCCGTGGGCAGTCTCGCGATGGTCCGCATCGGCGAACGAACGCGTTCGCTGACGCTGCCGGAGTCGTACCAACGACTGCTGTTCGGGTCGAGCGTCGAAGTCGTCCTCGCGGTGCTCGCGTTCGTCGCGCTCGTCACCCACCTGTTCGTCTTCGATCCCGAGCGAGCGGCGAACCCCCTCGTCGAGTCGCTGTTCGGCGAGCGCCCGGACGTGATTCCGGTATACTTGATGCTGCTCGTGCTCTGGGACCTCTGTTACCGCATCGGGACGTCGTGGTGGGCGTCGGTCGTCTCGCTGTGGCGGTCCTATCGGTTCACGTTCGACGCGGAGACGGCCTCGGAACTCCGACGCGTGGACCTGATGAACATCGCGTTCGGTCTCACGCAGTTGGTACTCGTGCCGTTCATCGTCGATCGACCGGTGTTGCTGTTCGCTGTCGGCGGACACGTCGTCGCCGTGACTATCGTCTCGACGCTGGCGGTGCTGACACTGGATGTCGAAGAAAACGTGTGA
- a CDS encoding DUF5786 family protein, translating to MSMGAYDEDEHERRAQKTSQVDADFDEARTEFRGRLEYDSGDSTEELLDQFRKLKGER from the coding sequence ATGTCAATGGGTGCCTATGACGAGGACGAACACGAGCGTCGCGCGCAGAAAACGAGTCAGGTGGACGCGGACTTCGACGAGGCGCGCACGGAGTTCCGTGGACGCCTCGAATACGATTCCGGTGACTCGACGGAGGAACTGCTCGACCAGTTCCGGAAGCTGAAGGGCGAACGCTGA
- a CDS encoding DUF5784 family protein, translating into MARPLRFRHAPGRWTEQRVRHDVYSHLDSNLGAAMKRPWFKPPSGYEARRFEMDNGDTALFCWNDDGAYWLGNTETPSTLWRTEKFGFTDVPYPICRWAERELLAQLYEETPWLEPFPHLSWFFLPVFLSKDGRHTTRRFFDEHAAGFPDATRDQALSFYESFLKTGVLDEYRELMAGKLGTSKQLDLVRMSASMGEFNAAALLTEAEYNITPEIEVTTGHSLDYRAERNGEGTLVEVTRPLPTNRRSAGTPVAAVRDTAETKTSGQLERHGGGVTLFVDCSSFPDDDWRAVRAEKPDVRHRPAVVFRTRPSGDVEAYKKGSVPLELDGAVEWF; encoded by the coding sequence GTGGCACGACCTCTGCGGTTCCGGCACGCGCCCGGTCGATGGACCGAACAGCGCGTCCGACACGACGTATACTCTCATCTCGATTCGAATCTCGGCGCAGCGATGAAGCGTCCCTGGTTCAAGCCACCCTCGGGGTACGAGGCGCGACGCTTCGAGATGGACAACGGCGATACGGCGCTTTTCTGCTGGAACGACGACGGCGCGTACTGGCTCGGAAACACGGAGACACCGAGTACGCTCTGGCGCACGGAGAAGTTCGGCTTCACCGATGTTCCCTACCCGATCTGCCGGTGGGCCGAGCGCGAGCTGCTCGCGCAGTTGTACGAGGAGACGCCGTGGCTCGAACCGTTTCCGCACCTCTCGTGGTTCTTTCTCCCCGTGTTTCTCTCGAAAGACGGGCGACACACGACGCGACGGTTCTTCGACGAACACGCCGCGGGCTTTCCCGACGCGACGCGCGACCAGGCGCTCTCTTTCTACGAGTCGTTTCTGAAGACTGGCGTGCTCGACGAGTACCGCGAACTGATGGCCGGGAAACTGGGTACCTCGAAGCAGCTCGATTTAGTCCGGATGAGCGCCTCGATGGGCGAGTTCAACGCAGCCGCGCTGCTCACCGAAGCGGAGTACAACATCACCCCCGAAATCGAGGTAACGACCGGTCACTCGCTGGACTACCGGGCCGAACGCAACGGCGAGGGAACGCTCGTCGAGGTGACTCGGCCGCTGCCGACGAACCGCCGGAGCGCCGGAACGCCCGTCGCCGCCGTCCGCGACACCGCGGAGACGAAGACCTCCGGCCAGTTGGAGCGACACGGTGGCGGCGTCACGCTGTTCGTCGACTGCTCGTCGTTTCCGGACGACGATTGGCGGGCGGTCCGCGCCGAGAAACCCGACGTGAGACACCGTCCGGCGGTCGTCTTCCGGACGCGACCCTCCGGCGACGTCGAAGCGTACAAGAAAGGAAGCGTCCCGCTCGAACTCGACGGTGCCGTCGAGTGGTTCTGA
- a CDS encoding DUF5789 family protein, whose protein sequence is MRLNRTSDLVESHDFPATTDELVSAYGTETIHLQNGSETVGTVLERLGSQTYADADEVYEALLTGVGHEAIGRRFYSDRDAPTLGEGNAGQVSF, encoded by the coding sequence ATGCGCTTGAATAGAACCAGCGACCTCGTTGAGAGCCACGATTTCCCCGCGACCACAGACGAACTCGTCAGCGCCTACGGCACAGAGACGATCCACCTACAGAACGGATCCGAGACGGTCGGCACCGTGCTCGAACGTCTCGGTTCGCAGACGTACGCCGACGCCGACGAAGTGTACGAGGCGTTGCTCACTGGCGTCGGTCACGAAGCCATCGGACGGCGGTTCTACAGCGACAGGGACGCGCCGACGCTCGGTGAAGGTAACGCCGGGCAGGTCTCCTTCTGA
- a CDS encoding PHP domain-containing protein — translation MVIAADLHVHTTASDGRLTLDALPAAARAGGVDWVAVTDHDTFHPGLDTPVSVRDGVTVIHGLELRVDVSERSLGSGETASNDAGEMQVDLLGYGVRRTPALTDELDRLQRNRVERGAELVDRVESYLDVDLDVEPRPGIGRPHVARAVDASEADYDYQGAFDHLIGDDGPCFVPREIPTFERGAELLSKACAIVSLAHPFRYDDPETALSLATDLDAVERYYPYEYEVDEALVDEFVEREGLLTTGGSDAHGTELGVSGVPPKAFAAIRERLPEAVA, via the coding sequence ATGGTCATCGCCGCCGACCTCCACGTCCACACGACCGCCTCCGACGGCCGACTGACGCTCGACGCGCTCCCGGCGGCCGCGCGGGCGGGCGGCGTCGATTGGGTCGCCGTCACCGACCACGACACGTTCCACCCGGGACTCGACACGCCGGTGAGCGTCCGCGACGGAGTTACGGTGATTCACGGCCTCGAACTCCGCGTCGACGTCTCCGAACGAAGTTTGGGGAGCGGTGAGACGGCCTCTAACGACGCCGGAGAGATGCAGGTCGACCTACTGGGCTACGGGGTCCGGCGAACCCCCGCGCTGACCGACGAACTCGACCGACTCCAGCGGAACCGCGTCGAACGCGGCGCGGAGCTCGTCGACCGCGTCGAATCGTATCTCGACGTCGACCTCGACGTCGAGCCCCGGCCGGGCATCGGCCGCCCGCACGTCGCCCGCGCCGTCGACGCGAGCGAGGCCGACTACGACTATCAGGGCGCGTTCGACCACCTCATCGGCGACGACGGACCCTGTTTCGTGCCGCGTGAGATTCCGACGTTCGAGCGCGGAGCTGAGTTGCTCTCGAAGGCGTGCGCGATCGTCTCGCTGGCGCACCCGTTCCGGTACGACGACCCCGAGACGGCGCTGTCGCTGGCGACCGACCTCGACGCCGTCGAGCGCTACTACCCCTACGAGTACGAGGTGGACGAGGCGCTCGTCGACGAGTTTGTCGAGCGCGAGGGGCTGCTCACGACGGGAGGCAGCGACGCCCACGGGACCGAACTTGGCGTCAGCGGCGTTCCCCCAAAAGCGTTTGCGGCGATTCGCGAGCGGTTACCAGAAGCGGTGGCTTAA
- a CDS encoding DUF6757 family protein: MQCHYCDRDAAFAAGKDGVRVGLCEQHFRERMEELAESDGLEALRERLDVDRAE, encoded by the coding sequence ATGCAGTGCCACTATTGTGACCGCGATGCCGCTTTTGCCGCCGGAAAAGACGGTGTTCGAGTCGGCCTCTGCGAGCAGCATTTCCGCGAGCGGATGGAGGAACTCGCCGAATCCGACGGGTTGGAAGCCCTGCGGGAGCGGCTCGACGTGGATCGAGCGGAGTGA
- a CDS encoding GNAT family N-acetyltransferase — MPGPVFLTGERVELRTVEREDREFIARHRNDPAFRRVLGDTRPMNLSAATDYLESVVGDDDGETFLVGIGDRTVGLCFFYDLDETNGSAEIGYWITLEAQGRGHATDAARTLARYAFDERRLDKLTARVRAPNVASGRVLEKVGFREEGVLREQEFVGGRRVDLRVFGLLPSELER, encoded by the coding sequence GTGCCCGGCCCCGTCTTTCTCACCGGCGAGCGCGTCGAACTCCGGACCGTCGAACGCGAGGACCGGGAGTTCATCGCCCGCCACCGCAACGACCCCGCGTTCCGTCGCGTCCTCGGCGACACCCGGCCGATGAACCTCTCGGCGGCCACCGACTACCTCGAGTCGGTCGTCGGCGACGACGACGGCGAGACGTTTCTCGTCGGAATCGGCGACCGAACGGTCGGTCTCTGCTTCTTCTACGACCTCGACGAGACGAACGGCAGCGCCGAAATCGGCTACTGGATCACGCTGGAGGCGCAGGGACGAGGCCACGCCACGGACGCCGCTCGGACCCTCGCGCGGTACGCGTTCGACGAACGGCGACTCGACAAACTCACCGCCCGAGTGCGAGCGCCGAATGTCGCCTCCGGGCGGGTTCTCGAAAAAGTCGGCTTCCGTGAGGAGGGCGTCCTCCGCGAGCAGGAGTTCGTCGGCGGACGCCGGGTCGACCTGCGCGTGTTCGGGCTACTGCCGTCGGAACTCGAACGCTGA
- a CDS encoding DedA family protein, with the protein MLSLLLQANFEVPSMLRDLLDSEFAFLLLLGIFVLEGAMLMYFMPSELVVPGAIFVFGASIETAIVIIGIAVLGATLGQFALFMVAKRGGREYLLQKRWFRVSEERLDKFDGWFDRWGPVVVPVSNTLPFTRGMLTVPAGFSEMSGRKFVALSALGTLSFETLLALMYFVILPYL; encoded by the coding sequence ATGCTGAGCCTGCTGCTTCAGGCCAACTTCGAGGTCCCCTCGATGTTGCGCGACCTGCTCGACTCCGAGTTCGCGTTTCTCCTACTGCTCGGTATCTTCGTCCTCGAAGGCGCGATGCTGATGTACTTCATGCCGAGCGAACTCGTCGTTCCCGGTGCCATCTTCGTCTTCGGTGCCTCCATCGAGACGGCTATCGTCATCATCGGCATCGCCGTTCTCGGCGCGACGCTCGGCCAGTTCGCGCTGTTCATGGTGGCGAAACGCGGCGGCCGCGAGTATCTGCTCCAGAAACGCTGGTTCCGCGTGAGCGAGGAGCGACTCGACAAGTTCGACGGCTGGTTCGACCGCTGGGGACCCGTCGTCGTCCCGGTGAGTAACACGCTGCCGTTCACGCGCGGGATGCTCACCGTCCCCGCGGGCTTCTCGGAGATGAGCGGCCGGAAGTTCGTCGCGCTGTCGGCGCTCGGGACGCTCTCGTTCGAGACGCTTCTGGCGCTTATGTACTTCGTCATCCTGCCGTATCTCTGA
- the hemB gene encoding porphobilinogen synthase, which translates to MNLTDRPRRLRRDGVRHLVSETRVDASDLIAPVFVDATTDERIPIESMPGHERVPVADTVDRVEEILETGVEAVMLFGIPESKDERGTRAWAEDGVVQRATRDIVAETDAYVITDVCLCEYTDHGHCGVLEDHAAGDPNLTVKNDETLDLLGRIAVSHAEAGAQMVAPSSMTDGMVGAIREALDADGFDDVPIMSYAAKYQSAFYGPFRDAADGAPAFGDRRHYQMDPANAREALREVRLDVEQGADVLMVKPGLPYLDIVSAVRREFDHPVAAYNVSGEYAMLHAAAEKGWLDLDEVAMESLVSMKRAGADLILTYFAERIAERL; encoded by the coding sequence ATGAACCTCACAGACCGCCCGCGTCGCCTTCGACGCGACGGCGTTCGCCACCTCGTGAGCGAAACTCGGGTCGACGCCTCGGATCTCATCGCCCCCGTCTTCGTCGACGCGACGACCGACGAGCGCATCCCCATCGAGTCGATGCCGGGCCACGAACGCGTCCCCGTCGCCGACACGGTGGATCGCGTCGAGGAGATTCTCGAAACGGGCGTTGAGGCGGTGATGCTGTTCGGCATCCCGGAGTCGAAGGACGAACGGGGCACGCGCGCGTGGGCCGAAGACGGCGTCGTCCAGAGGGCGACCCGCGATATCGTCGCCGAGACGGACGCCTACGTCATCACCGACGTCTGTCTCTGCGAGTACACCGACCACGGGCACTGCGGAGTCTTAGAGGACCACGCGGCCGGCGACCCGAACCTCACCGTAAAGAACGACGAGACGCTCGATCTGCTCGGGAGAATCGCCGTCTCGCACGCGGAAGCGGGTGCGCAGATGGTCGCCCCCTCGTCGATGACCGACGGGATGGTCGGGGCGATTCGCGAGGCGCTCGACGCCGATGGGTTCGACGACGTTCCCATCATGAGTTACGCCGCCAAGTACCAGAGCGCGTTCTACGGCCCGTTCCGCGACGCCGCCGACGGCGCGCCCGCCTTCGGCGACAGGCGGCACTACCAGATGGACCCCGCGAATGCCAGAGAAGCGCTCCGCGAGGTCCGACTCGACGTGGAGCAGGGCGCGGACGTGCTGATGGTCAAACCCGGCCTCCCTTACCTGGACATCGTCAGCGCGGTTCGCCGCGAGTTCGACCACCCGGTCGCCGCCTACAACGTCTCCGGCGAGTACGCGATGCTGCACGCCGCCGCAGAGAAAGGGTGGTTGGACCTCGACGAAGTGGCGATGGAGTCGCTCGTTTCGATGAAGCGGGCGGGTGCGGACCTGATTCTCACGTACTTCGCGGAGCGAATCGCGGAACGGTTGTAG
- a CDS encoding ammonium transporter, with amino-acid sequence MNALLQTDLSAVVEGVNMLWVLTVTFLIFFMHAGFAMLEAGQVRSKNVANQLTKNLLTWSVGVVIYFLVGAGVSNLVGGLGFGESFAYINGGSAAWVSWLFGAVFAMTAATIVSGAVAGRAKLRAYVTYTVLLAGIIYPVVVDFTWAGGFLDAMGFHDFAGGMIVHGMGGIAGLTAAWVIGPRMDHFNDDGTANVIPGHSLSFAVLGTLILAFGWYGFNVGTAAAPLAEGGTELADFAYVGRVALVTTLGMAAGAIGAAGVALLMTDKVDTLYVANGMLAGLVGITGVADAIVWPGALALGLLAGAQLPLVFEFVEKRLRIDDVCAVFPVHGSAGIMGVVLFPFFAVSGFSVGQLVTQIVGAGVIAVWTVAATALVFGAIRALGEARVTPEHEREGLDTSEHGVDTYPEFGQPEGAVADAAGVRTDGGVVVADDKRSNGGENE; translated from the coding sequence ATGAACGCGCTGTTGCAAACCGACCTGTCGGCGGTCGTCGAGGGCGTCAACATGCTGTGGGTTCTCACCGTCACGTTCCTCATCTTCTTCATGCACGCCGGCTTCGCGATGTTGGAAGCCGGACAGGTGCGCTCGAAGAACGTCGCCAACCAGTTGACGAAGAACCTGCTGACGTGGAGTGTCGGCGTCGTCATCTACTTCCTGGTTGGCGCGGGAGTGTCGAACCTCGTCGGGGGCCTCGGCTTCGGCGAGTCGTTCGCCTACATCAACGGCGGGTCGGCCGCGTGGGTGAGTTGGCTCTTCGGCGCGGTGTTCGCGATGACCGCCGCGACCATCGTCTCCGGCGCCGTCGCAGGCCGCGCGAAACTCCGCGCGTACGTCACCTACACGGTGCTGCTCGCGGGCATCATCTATCCGGTTGTCGTAGACTTCACGTGGGCCGGCGGCTTCCTCGACGCGATGGGCTTTCACGACTTCGCGGGCGGCATGATCGTCCACGGGATGGGCGGCATCGCGGGTCTCACCGCGGCGTGGGTCATCGGCCCGCGCATGGACCACTTCAACGATGACGGCACCGCCAACGTCATCCCCGGTCACTCGCTGTCGTTCGCCGTCCTCGGCACGCTCATCCTCGCGTTCGGCTGGTACGGCTTCAACGTCGGCACCGCCGCCGCGCCGCTGGCTGAAGGCGGTACCGAACTCGCCGACTTCGCGTACGTCGGCCGCGTCGCGCTCGTTACGACGCTCGGCATGGCCGCCGGCGCAATCGGCGCTGCGGGCGTCGCACTGCTGATGACGGACAAAGTCGACACGCTGTACGTCGCCAACGGGATGCTCGCCGGTCTGGTCGGCATCACGGGCGTCGCCGACGCCATCGTCTGGCCCGGCGCGCTCGCGCTCGGCCTGCTCGCCGGCGCACAGCTGCCCCTCGTGTTCGAGTTCGTCGAGAAGCGCCTCAGAATCGACGACGTGTGCGCGGTATTCCCGGTCCACGGCTCCGCGGGCATCATGGGCGTCGTGCTGTTCCCGTTCTTCGCCGTCAGCGGCTTCTCCGTCGGTCAATTGGTGACGCAGATCGTCGGCGCGGGGGTCATCGCAGTCTGGACCGTCGCCGCGACGGCGCTGGTGTTCGGTGCGATTCGCGCACTCGGCGAGGCGCGAGTCACGCCCGAACACGAGCGCGAGGGCCTCGACACCTCCGAACACGGCGTCGACACCTACCCCGAGTTCGGTCAGCCCGAGGGCGCCGTCGCCGACGCGGCGGGCGTCCGCACCGACGGAGGGGTTGTCGTCGCCGACGACAAACGATCGAACGGAGGTGAGAACGAATGA
- a CDS encoding P-II family nitrogen regulator produces the protein MSADLPNDGGIKMVVAVIRPDKLGDVKKGLASVGAPSLTVTNVSGRGSQPAKKGQWRGEEYTVDLHQKVKIECVVADIPAEDVVDAIHEAANTGEPGDGKIFVLPVENAVQVRTGDEGPDAV, from the coding sequence ATGAGCGCCGACCTGCCGAACGACGGCGGAATCAAGATGGTCGTCGCCGTCATCCGCCCGGACAAACTCGGCGACGTGAAGAAAGGTCTCGCGTCGGTGGGAGCGCCGTCGCTGACGGTGACGAACGTCTCCGGCCGCGGCAGCCAGCCCGCGAAGAAAGGCCAGTGGCGCGGCGAGGAGTACACGGTCGACCTCCACCAGAAGGTGAAAATCGAGTGTGTCGTCGCCGACATCCCGGCCGAGGACGTCGTCGACGCCATCCACGAGGCCGCCAACACCGGCGAACCTGGCGACGGGAAGATATTCGTCCTCCCCGTCGAGAACGCCGTTCAGGTCCGCACGGGCGACGAAGGCCCCGACGCGGTCTGA
- the hemL gene encoding glutamate-1-semialdehyde 2,1-aminomutase has translation MNHDRSRDLYDRALSVLSGGVNSSVRATRPYPFFVERGDGGHVVDADGNRYVDYVMGYGPLLYGHSPPEPIQAAIQKYASAGPMYGAPTEIEVEHAEFVARHVPSVEKIRFVNSGTEATVSAVRLARGATGRDKIVVMQGGYHGAQESTLVEGGPDNPHPSTSGIPESFAEHTLPVPFNDEEAVGEVFEEHGDDIAAVLVEPILANMGIVAPVDGYHETLRDLCDEHGSLLVFDEVITGFRVGGLQCAQGKFGVTPDLTTFGKIIGGGFPVGAVGGRAELIDQFTPGGSVFQSGTFSGHPVTMAAGHEYLKYAAENDVYDHVNRLGEKLRRGITDICADQAPEYTVVGTDSMFKTVFTREGPSSLGGQCEAGCQQRVDCPRFDYCPKTGADVSNAETERWERIFWQEMKDQGIFLTANQFESQFVCYAHTDEDIEETLEAYKEAL, from the coding sequence GTGAACCACGACCGCTCCCGCGACCTGTACGACCGGGCGCTCTCCGTACTGTCGGGCGGCGTCAACTCCTCGGTGCGGGCGACGCGTCCCTACCCGTTCTTCGTCGAGCGCGGCGACGGCGGCCACGTCGTCGACGCCGACGGCAACCGGTACGTCGATTACGTGATGGGTTACGGGCCGCTGCTGTACGGCCACAGTCCGCCTGAACCGATACAGGCGGCGATTCAGAAGTACGCCAGCGCCGGGCCGATGTACGGCGCGCCCACGGAGATAGAGGTCGAACACGCCGAGTTCGTCGCCCGACACGTCCCGTCGGTGGAGAAGATTCGGTTCGTCAACTCCGGTACCGAGGCGACCGTCTCGGCGGTCCGTCTCGCCCGCGGTGCAACCGGTCGGGACAAGATCGTCGTCATGCAGGGCGGCTACCACGGCGCGCAGGAGTCGACGCTCGTCGAGGGAGGTCCCGACAACCCGCATCCGAGCACGAGCGGGATTCCCGAGTCGTTCGCCGAGCACACGCTTCCGGTCCCGTTCAACGACGAGGAGGCGGTCGGCGAGGTGTTCGAAGAGCACGGCGACGACATCGCAGCGGTCCTCGTCGAACCCATTCTCGCGAATATGGGCATCGTCGCGCCCGTCGACGGCTACCACGAGACGCTGCGCGATCTCTGCGACGAACACGGGTCGCTGCTTGTGTTCGACGAAGTCATCACCGGCTTCCGCGTCGGCGGCCTCCAGTGCGCGCAGGGGAAGTTCGGCGTCACCCCCGACCTCACGACGTTCGGCAAGATAATCGGCGGCGGCTTCCCCGTGGGCGCAGTCGGCGGCCGCGCCGAGCTAATCGATCAGTTCACCCCGGGCGGCAGCGTGTTCCAGTCGGGGACGTTCTCGGGGCATCCGGTGACGATGGCCGCCGGGCACGAGTATCTGAAGTACGCCGCCGAGAACGACGTGTACGATCACGTCAACAGGTTGGGCGAGAAACTGCGCCGCGGCATCACCGATATCTGCGCGGACCAGGCGCCCGAGTACACCGTCGTCGGCACCGACAGCATGTTCAAGACGGTGTTCACCCGCGAGGGGCCGTCGAGCCTCGGCGGCCAGTGCGAGGCCGGATGCCAGCAGCGCGTCGACTGCCCGCGCTTCGACTACTGTCCGAAGACCGGCGCGGACGTGTCGAACGCCGAGACCGAGCGCTGGGAGCGCATCTTCTGGCAGGAGATGAAAGACCAAGGAATATTCCTCACAGCAAACCAGTTCGAGTCGCAGTTCGTCTGCTACGCCCACACCGACGAGGACATCGAGGAGACGCTGGAAGCGTACAAGGAAGCGCTCTAA